TTTGGTAGTTAAAATTTTTAGAATACATTTGTCGATATATTCTATAGATTTAGTAGACTATAGAAAAATTTAGATTACGTAACCAATAAATTTACAATGAAGCACAAATACTTATCCTTTCTAATCCTCTTTTTGTTAGCCCTTTCCGCAAACTCTGTTTTTGCACAAAGCCCTATTACGGGTATCGTAAAACGTACAGATGGGGCTCCAGTACCACGAGCTACCATTAAAATAAGGGGTACCAATATCTCTGTAAGTGCAGATGATAAAGGTGCTTTTAGCATCAATTCAAAACAAGATGCGCCATTTTATCTTCAAGTGAGCTCAGTAGGCTACAAGCCACAAGATTTTCAAGTTTTAAAACTTCAAGACACTCCTTTAGAGTTAGTTTTAGTAGAAGATGCCTTGTTAGATCAAATTGTTGTAACTTCAAGAAGACGTTCAGAAGTTTTACAAGATGTGCCAATCGCCATTACTGTAATTGGTGGTCAGGCAGCAGAAAACGCAGGCGCTTTTAATGTTAATCGTTTAAAAGAACTAGTTCCATCCGTACAGTTATATGCATCGAATGCTAGAAACACAACACTAAATGTTAGAGGTTTGGGCTCAACTTTTGGTTTAACGAATGATGGTATCGATCCAGGAGTAGGTTTTTATGTTGATGGAGTTTATCAGGCTCGTCCGGCAGCAACTTCTACAGACTTCCTCGATATAGAACAAATAGAAATCTTACGCGGTCCACAAGGCACGTTGTTCGGTAAAAACACTACCGCTGGTGCGTTTAACATCACTACAACAAAACCAACTCAAGTGCCAACAGCAAAAGCAGAGCTAAGCTTTGGTAACTATAACTTTATACAAGCAAAGACATCAATTTCTGGTGGCTTGGCAAAAAATCTTGCTGCAAAACTAGCTATCTCTGGTACACAAAGAGATGGTACAATTTATAATACTAGAGAAGAACGTAAATACAGTGGACAAAACAACATTGGTATTAAAAGTCAATATTATTACACACCATCAGACAAATTACAAATACTGTTAAGTGGAGATGTGAGCATTCAACATCCTGCTGGTTACCCACTTGTAATTGCAGGTGTTACCACAACAGAGAGGAGTGCTTACCGTCAATATGCTAAAATTGTTTCCGATTTAGGTTACAAACAACCTGTTATTGACCCATTTTCAAGAACAATAAATACAAATACACCTTGGAAACAAAACCAATCAATCGGTGGTGCATCATTAAACGTAGATTATAAAATTGGCAATGGAACACTTACTTCTACAAGTGCTTGGAGATTTTGGAACTGGGACCCTACAAACGACCGTGATTTCTCAGAGTTGTCTGCCTTAACCAAATCTCAAGGAAACTCTCGTCATGATCAGTATTCTCAAGAGGTAAGATATGCTGGTCAAATCACCGAGAAGTTGAGTGGTGTGGTTGGTGTGTTCGTTCTTGGTCAGAATTTAAAAGGATTGTCTCAAACAGAAGAAGTTGGTAAAGACCAATGGAGATTTGTTCAAACAGCAGCTACAGGTGCACAAGCTTTATATTCAACCCCTGGTTTATTAGATGGTTTTGGAATTAAAACCAATTCAACAATTAAATCGTTAAGTGCTGCTGTGTTTGCACAAGTTGATTGGGAATTTTTAAATCACTTACATATTTTGCCCGGTTTAAGATACACTTATGATAAAAAAGATGTTGATTATGATAGGGTTACTTACGGGGGTCTACAAACCTCAGATGCTGCATTACTTGCGTTAAAAGCAGCAGTTTATGCTAATCAACAGTTTACCACAAGCACAGATAACAACAACTTGTCTGGTAACATTACGCTATCTTACCGTCCAACCGATAAAGTAAATGCTTATGGTACTTTTTCTACTGCTTATAAACCTGTTGGCGTAAATGTAGGTGGTTTGCCAACAACATCAAACGGACAAGCAGACTTATCATTGGCAATTGTAAAACCAGAATATGTTGAGCATTACGAGTTAGGCTTGAAGACAAAACCAATTAAAGGTTTAATTGTAAATGTAACAGCTTTTAATACAGATATTAAAGATTACCAAACTAACGTTCAATCTCCGCAATTAGGTGTAAATAGAGGTTATTTAGCTAATGCTGAGAAGGTTAAAGTAAGAGGATTAGAGGTAGATGGTAGCTTGCAGTTAGAAAGATTTTTAACTGTTAATGCAGCCTTGGCTTATCTTGATGGTAAATACGTAAAGTTCACTAATGCACCTTTGCCTTTAGAAGAAACTGGGCATACTGAAATCATTAATGGAGTATCTACTCAAGTGGCTTTTAAAGATGCTTCTGGTGGCAGATTGCCAGGTATATCTAAATGGAATGTTTCTGGTGGTGCAGAATTTAGCACTCCAGGTAATTTGGCAACCAAAATTGGAAGGTTTTTTATAGCTGCAGATGCTAGTTACCGTTCAGGTTATTCTTCAAACCCAACTCCATCAAAAGTGTTAAATGTTGATGGCTATGCTTTATTAAATGCTAGGGCAGGATTTAAGTCAGAAAAAATCTCAATATTCGTTTGGAGCAGAAACATTGCCAACAAAAATTATTACGAACAATTACAAGCTGCAGCAGGTAATTCTGGTTTATATGCAGGTGTACTTGGCGATCCAAGAACTTATGGTACAACGTTGAGATATAGTTTCTAGATATAGCCTATAGTTGATGGTTTATAGTCAATGGCTTGGGCGCTTAGGCAACCAACTATTATCTATGGACTATCAACTTTTTTATTTTAAGCTAATTAGCTCAATGAACCAATGATACTATTGAACAAATGAACTAAATCATTACTTTTGGGCTTAATCCAAAATTAATGAAATCACTCTGCGTGTATTGCGGTTCCAATTTTAATGGCGACCCAGTTTTAAGAAAAGCTATAGAAGATTTAGCTGAAACAATGGCATCCCAAAATATCACTTTAGTTTTTGGTGGTGGAAGCGTAGGTGTAATGGGTGTAATTGCAGATGAAATATTAAAACACAACGGAAAAGCAACTGGCATTATTCCTCAGTTTTTAATGGATAAAGAAGTTGGTCATAAAGGTTTAACAGAAATGATTGTTACCGAAAATATGCACCAACGTAAACAAAAAATGGCAGATTTGGCCGATGGCTTTGTGATTTTGCCAGGTGGTTTTGGTACGCTAGAGGAACTGTTTGAGGTTTTAACTTGGCTACAATTAGGTTTACACGGCAAGCCAATAGGTGTGTTAAACGTAAATGGTTTCTACGACCATCTCTTTAAACAAATGGATGTCATGGTAGAACATCGTTTCTTAAAACAAACCAATAGAGATTTAGTCTTTAATGAAACAGATGCGGCTGTGTTGGTTTCAAAAATGCAAAACTTTAAAGCGGCTCCAGATGAGGTATGGTTTAGAGATAGAAATCTTTCTTAGTCTTGAGGCTTCACTCCCAACTCTGAACTCCCAACTATTTATCAAACTTATTTTTAATATACTGAACTAACGAAGGATCTTGCAGGTCTTCCATATCGCTTAATTCATATTCTAAAGCTTTAGTGCTTAATCTAATTTCAATTAGAGAAGTAAACAACGATGCAATAAAGAATAATAAACTAATAGCAAACAATATTTCGCCCATTATTTCTTTTTCTATATAAATAAAAAACATACAAAATATGCAACTTATAAAACTACAAATGCCATAAGTCTGCATATTTTTAATAAGGCGTAACCTATAACGCAGGTTTTTTATTTGGCTATGAATAATCGAGCCATCCTTGCTATCGGCAGCATATTTAGCGTGTAAACTTCTCACTAAACTTGCCAATGATAAAAACCTGTTGGTATAAGCCAACATGATTAAACTTATTGCAGGAAATAATAGTGCGGGAGTATTTATGCTTAAATTCATTTGAGCTCAATTTACCCAAACATATTAAATAATAGGCAAATTTTACTGATAGCTTTATTTTTAATGCTTATTGTTTTTTGAAAAGCAAAAACATAAGTGGTTTTTAAAGTTAGTTGGGCTTTCCATTCCCTGCCTAAGGTGCAGTAGGCAGGTTTAGTAATGTAGGTCTGCGCTTCTGCAACCTAACATAGTAGCAAAAGCCATTGTTCATTAAACCTTATTGCAGCGATATACTTTTGGCTGTTATCCTGAACGTAGAGAAGGATGGCCAAAAGATTAAGCGGAAAGAAGGACTGACTTTAATAATAGTTACTGATTTACCTTTTCAACTCAATTTTATACAAAGTCTGGATTTACCAAAAGTTCACCTACTAGATTTTTCGCTCCCGAAGAAGTCAGTACAGGTGTCCACTGAATGACAAAAAACACTATTTAAGCGCTAATATGGTAAACCGCTGTTTCTTGCAGCCTAGAAGCTACAATGATCTCAGTTCCATTTGCATGCGATTGAAATAAGTTATGCACCAAATCTGGACAATTATTATCCTTACTTAAGTGGGAAAGGAATAAATGACTCATGTGAGCAGGTTTATGTGCTAGGAATAAATCTAAAGCTTGTTTATTTGAGAGGTGACCATTACCACCACGAATGCGGTTCTTGAGAAAATAGGGATAACGTCCTTTTTCTAACATTTCCTCATCGTAATTGGCTTCTAAAAAAGCAGCGTGACAATTCTTAAAGTTATTGATCACATGATCACAATGGCCTCCAATATCTGTAAATACACCTACAGTAACACCATTACAACAAACCGTAAAACTATGAGGTTCTGCGGCATCGTGTTTTTTTGGGAATGCAGTGATGCTTAAGTTGCCAAACTGCACAGGAACGTAAGCCAAAAATGATTGGATCAAATGAGATTGGATTTGTTGTCTTCCACTAAGCAAGGTGCTTTGAGTTATATAAACAGGTATTTGATATTTTTTTGCCAGCACTGGTAATCCACGGATATGGTCGCTGTGCTCATGGGAAATAAATATGGCTTTTACCTTGCTCATAGAGAGCGATAACCTTTGCATCCTTATTTCAGTTTCCTTACAGCTTAAACCAGCATCAACTAATATTGCTTCATCGGTATTGCCAATGTAGAAACAATTGCCGTTACTACCGGTGTTTAAGGAGCTGATGAATAATGCCATAGGAGGCTACAAAGAAAATGAATTTATCAATTCAAATGCAGCATATTTATAAACATTGTGTTGATTGAAACAACTTTAGTAAATTACTGTTTTTACAACATAAATGAATAACCATGGAGGAGAAACACAATAATGCAACAAAGCAGCGTCCGGAAGGAGCGAGGCCGTTAGATGCTGGAATAATTCCGATAAATATTCCTAAATATATTGATCAATTAAAAGGCGAGGATGCCTATCAGAAAAACGGCAAGAATGCCATTACTGTTTTTAAGTCTGATAGCGTAACCATTACCTTGATTGCCATGAAAATTGATTCAGAATTTCATCCTGGAAAAGAAGAAAATGAAGCAACAATGAGTTTACAAGTAATAAAAGGGCAGGTTTTATTTGAAAGTTTGGGCAATAAAGTGGAGCTAAAAGATGGCGAATTGGTTACTTTACATCAGCAACTATCCTTTAAAACGAGTGCAATTTCTGATGCTATTTGTCTACTTACTATGGTTAAATAGCAATTAAAGGCACTTTATAGAAAAAAAAGTAAAAAAAAACCTAATAGCTAACAAATTGCTTTTCAGGGAGTTTTTATGCAAAAAGTGGCTTAGCAATATCGTAAGGCAATATTAATTATTAAACAGATACTTGTTTATTAGGTTTAAATGATATATTTGAAATCAAATTAAAACTAAAAAATGGAAACCGTCATAAGACTGCTTCCAAACCTTAAAAAAAACAAATATAAAAACATGGAAAAATTTTCAAAAGTGAAAGAAGTAATCGCTGCAATTGAAGCAGATGCAGAAAAATTTTATAACGGTGGTAACGCTGCAGCAGGTACAAGAGTACGTAAAGCCATGCAAGACCTTAAAGGTTTAGCTCAAGAAATTCGTACTGAAGTAACTGAGAAAAAAAACTCAGGTAAATAAGCTACAGGCTCTATATTACTAAAAAGACTTTACCAAGGTGAAGTCTTTTTTTTATGCATAAAACTCTTATTTTGTATTTTAAATATGCTAAATATCAGTATATTAGCACTAAAAGAGTGTTAGATTTTATTTTCCCTAAAATGATATCAGTTAAAGTTAGCTACACTGTAAAACCCGAATTTGCTGCGCAAAACAAGCAGAATATCAATGCTTTTTTAACCGATTTTAAGCAGTTAAAGCAACTGAAATTTCTCTACAATGTTTATCTTCAAGATGATGGATTAACCTTTCTGCACATCTCGATGTATGAGAATGAAGAAGTACAGCAAACCATATTATCTACTCCATCATTTTTAGCCTTCCAACAACAACGAGACGAAAGTGGACTGAGCGTAAGTCCATCAGTAGAAAGATTGAGCTTATTTGGTTCTTCTTTAGGTGTTGTGAGTTAGGATGAGTTAATTCATTTTTTTACAGGTTTATAGTAGGGAGTTTCATCTCTTTTTACCTGATTTGTTAAACGCATCTTTTGTTTGGTATCGATATTTATTTTCCAAACATCATAATTGGCCGAGTTACCAGAAGTGTATGCAAGCCATTTGCCATCTTGCGACCAAGCTGGAGAATAATCTTCTAACTTATCATTGGTAATGTTAACAATCCCTGTTCCGTCTATATTCATAATGAAAAGATCAGTATTACCGCTTTCGGATTTTCCATAAAAAGCAATGTTTTTTCCATTGGGAGAGATAGCAGCACCAGAATCATAGCCTTCTTTGTGAGTTAATCTTTTTCTGTTACTTCCATTAGCATTGATTATGAAAAGCTCCCCACTGGCTTTTTTATTATTCACATCGTCTTCAACAAAAAAAGTAAATACAATTTGTTTACCCTCAAGTGTCCATGTAGGGCTTTCACAATAACCCTTATCAAATGTTAATCTTTTAATATTGCTTCCATCAGCATTCATTAAATATAGGTCTGAAGTTTTGTTATCACGATTTGAAGTAAAAACAATGGATCTGCCACTTGGTGAATAAGAAGCGCCTCTTTCATTAGATGGGGCATTAGTAAGGTTGATTAAGTTGGTCCCATCACTATTCATACGCCAGATCTCTTCATTTTCAGTCCTGCTGCTATAGAATAATATATATTTTCCATCAGGCGACCAATTTTGTCCATAATCTGTAGCAGGATTATTGGTTAGGTTTTTAACCCCTGTGCTATCATCATTCATGATATAAACCTCGTAATTTGCATCTCTATTGCTAGTAAACATAATTTGGCTACGAGAGGCCTCATAAGACTTAGTTGTGGTTTTTTTAAATAAGCCACAAGAACTCAAGCAAAAGAAACCAATAAAGAAGAAAATAAGCTGTCTTTTCATAGTGTTTAGTTTGAGTGTTAATTTTTAGATAGCGTACATATTCTATTACGCTGATGAAATTTAACTAAAATTTTTGAATGATCAATTTTCTAATAAAATAGCGGAAACAAAAATTCAATTCTACTATGTAATAGGCAGGAATATCTTTTTTCATTTGTCTACCTCTTCAAAAGTGAGTTTTGGAGGTTTCTAAACGAAAAAAGCCTCACTATTGTGAAGCTTTCTGTGATCCCGCTGGGATTCGAACCCAGGACCACTACATTAAAAGTGTAATGCTCTACCAGCTGAGCTACGGAATCATTCCTTTTGTTTAAGGAGGTGCAAATATAGAGATTAAAATGAATTTGCCCAATTATTTCTGAAAAAAATATAAATACGTTTTTTCTCCATTGTGAACCAACATATTAAAGGATTCCTTGTGCTGTAAAAATGAAATTTGTTTCTTTGCTTATGGTGAAAAATAAACCATTAATAAATCTAAAGACAAGCCATATGCTCATCAGACAAGCTACACTTTTGGATATTGATCCTGTCATGCAATTGGTTAAAGCAGTTGTCCCGTTAATGATTGAGGCTGGTAATTTCCAATGGGATGATACTTATCCAAATCCTGAAGTATTTGAAACAGACATACAATTACAGCAATTATGGCTTGCAGAAATTGATGGAGCTATAGCGGGCATCGCTGCCATTACCACAGACCAAGAAGCAGAATATGCAAAAGTTGGTTGGGATACTAATGAAACTGCCATCGTTATCCATCGCTTAGCTGTACATCCGGCCTATCAAGGCAAAGGTATTGCGGTAGCACTATTAGAAAAAGCTGAACTCATTGCTATCAATAAAAATATCCATATCTTTCGTGTAGATACCAATAGCATGAACAAAGCCACGCAAGCACTATTCCCGAGATTAGGCTATGGATTTGCTGGCGAAATTGATTTAAGTTTTAGACCAAGTTTATTGTTTTACTGTTATGAGAAACGGTTAGCGGTTAGGTAAGCAATGTCATTACTTTATTCTGCCATTTTTGCTCTCTAAGGCGGAGTTTCTTGTCTGTGATGCACTCTAAATCCTAAACGTATTTGTAACTTATTCGCCATAATTTAAAATGGCTACTTACTGTATTCTCACTTATGATAACTTTACTTATCAAAACAAAATAAATTATGATACAATCAAAAGGATATGCAGCACAAACTCCAGAGACTGATTTAGCAGCTTGGAACTTTGAGCGTAGAGAAGTTGGCGCATACGATGTTCAGCTTGAAATATTATTCTGTGGTGTTTGCCATAGCGATTTACATCAAATTAAAAACGATTGGTTTCCAGGAATATTCCCTATGGTACCAGGTCACGAAATTGTGGGCAAGGTAATTAAGGTAGGCGATCATGTGAAAAACTTTAAATTAGGTGATTTAGCAGGAGTGGGATGTTTAGTTGATTCTTGCCAGGTATGCGAAAACTGTAAAGATGGCCTTGAGCAATATTGTTTAGATGGAAATACACAAACCTATAATAACAAAGGTAGAGATGGCGTGCCTACTTATGGTGGTTACTCGAACAATATTGTAGTGCGTGAAGAGTTTGTATTACACATTTCGGATAAATTACCTTTAGCGGCAACGGCGCCATTGTTATGCGCAGGTATTACTACTTATTCTCCTTTAAAACATTGGAAAGTAGGAAAAGGACACAAATTAGCTGTTTTAGGTCTAGGCGGTTTAGGACACATGGCTGTTAAATTTGGTGTGGCTTTTGGCGCTGAAGTAACCGTATTGAGTACGTCTCCATCTAAAGAACAAGCAGCTATAGAATTGGGTGCACATCACTTTGTGGTAACTTCAGATGCAGCACAAGTAAAAGCCGTAACTGGTAGTTTTGATTTTATATTAGATACAGTATCTGCAGATCATGACATGAATATGTACCTTTCGTTGTTGCGTACCAATGGTGTTCATATTGTGGTAGGTGTTCCAGCTCCTTATGCTATCCATCCATTTTCTTTAATCGGTGGTCGTAAAAGCTTGGCTGGTTCTGGTATTGGAGGTTTACCCGAAACTCAAGAGATGTTAAATTTTTGCGCAGAACACAACATTGTTTCAGATATCGAATTGATAGACATCAAAGACATAACCGCTGCTTATGAAAGAATGGTTAAAGGCGATGTAAGGTATCGATTTGTAATTGACATGGCTACTTTGTAACAGTATTGACGTCATCTCGACAGAGCGCAGCGACGAGAGATCTATTACTAATAAACAAAGAGATTTCTCCTAAAGTCGAAATGACGTAGATTAAAAAAAAGAGATACCCAATTGGTATCTCTTTTTTTATGAGTACCTAATCGCTTAACTACCTGTAACAAAAATAAATTATGCTACTCCAAACATTTTAATAACATAAATGTTAAACCTAAAAAACAGAAACCATGGGATTATTAAGAACAGCAATAATTGGAGCGGCCATTTATGGCGCCTATAAATACATCACTAAACCTGATGAAGTAACTGGTAAGTCTATTGTAGACGATCTGAAAGACAAAGCACCAGAGTGGATGGAAAAAGCAAAAGCTTACAAAGAAGATTTACAGGCTAAATACATGAATGATGATTTAGCGAGATAAACTAGCTTAAAAAGATAAAAAGAGGTTGTGAAAGCAGCCTCTTTTTTGTGCTATAAATTCAAGGAGTAATCTAGGGAACAGGGCAACGTAGTCTGCAAACGAAGAATTTCTGTGAAAGATGCGTCATTGCCAGCTCGACTGGCAATCGTAATGCGATGGTAGGATAGATTACTAAATGTATTGAGTTCCCTTCGACCAGTGTCTCACCGATAGAAACGCCATCTCATCACATTCTCAACAAAGACTTAACCTCGCTTTTGCGTTGTTTAGCAATTGGAATCTTTTGATCGGTATAATCCAAAATCAAATAACCAGCATCTTCATTTAAAATACTGGTAACATGTGTTTTGTTCACCAAATGAGATTGGTGGCAACGTACAAAACCATAAGGACTTAACAACTCATCATATTCATAGAGTGGCCTCGAAATTAAGTGTGATGAGCCGTTAGTCAAGAAAAATGTGGTATAATTATTAGAAGATTCGCACCTCACAATCTCTTTAACAGGCACTAGATAAGTTTCCTTTTGCGTTGGTAAAGCTATTTTCTGACTATCATTATTGTGCTTTTTATCCAATAATTCAAGTAAGTTATCAAGTCGAGCATTTTGCTTTTTAACTTGAACTGATTGTTCAACTCTTTCTATCGTTTTTTTCAGTTCTGTGATATTAATAGGTTTTAATAGGTAATCCAATGCAGAAAACTTGATGGCCATGATCCCATAATTGTCGTATGCAGTTACAAAAACCACATCAAAATTAGGTTCTTTTATTGATTTTAATAAATCAAATCCATTTTTATCAGGCATTTCTATATCTAAAAATACCACATCAGGTTTTAATTCCATAATTTGAATTTTAGCCTCATCAGCATTTGTGGTGGTAGCGATAACATTAATTTTTGGGCAATGCCGATTAAGCAAAGCCTTTAGGTTGCTGTTATTGATCAATTCATCATCTACCAGTACTGCTGTAATCATATCCAATTTTCGAATGTTAAAATGGCTTCCGTACCTTCAACTTTGTTAAAAGTTAATACAATAGATTGTTCTTTTTTCATTTTATTAATGGTTTGTATCCGCTCTGCAGTTAAAGAAAGACCATAACCGTTATGTTCTTTTTCCACCCATGTGCCATTATCTCTGATTACAATAATAAAAGTATCCTTTTTTGCGCCTTCCTTGCACTTAATTATCAATTTTCCTTGATCTCCCAAATTCCCAATCCCGTGTTTAATGGCATTTTCTATCAATGGTTGCAATAACAAAGTTGGAATTTCAATTTCCGATAAGTTTAACTCCTCATCAATTTCTATTTCCCATGAGAAATTAAACCTAAATGCTTCTAGTTTGATGTATAAACGCATCATTTCTAATTCCTTATCGAGCGTGGTATAAACTTGCTGACTGGTAGCCAGAGTTTGTCGCAATAAAGAGCTAAATTCTTCTAGGTACTGGTTGGCTTCATCAATGCGATTGGTGTTCATTAAACCTTGTATTGAGCTCAAGGCATTAAAGGTAAAATGTGGATTAAGTAAAGATTGTAATCGAATTGCTGCTTGTTCTAACTTGCGTTGTTCTTTCTTAGAAATGTTGATCCTTTTCTTGAAGGTTTTAATGATCAACAAAATACCAAGAGCTGCTAAAACAACCAAGATACTCACGTAAGTAATGATAGATTGATACCAGTAGGGTTTTACACGTATATGAACTACAATTGTACTTTCACGCTGATCAACGTAATTAACTCGAAGCTCGTAATAAGTGTTGGCTTCAAAGCTTAAATCTTTGATCCTGTATTTGCTAGTTCCTTGCTGTGTTTTTCCAGTTTTTAAGTTACGTAAAACATACTCTACATGCATAAACTTAAACCCATTGTCTTGTGTTAGTTCTAGTCTTATTTTTTCTCCAGGAGGCAACTTGAATGCGCCTTCTTTGCCATCTTGATTTGTAGTATAGATATGATGGTTTTCCTGATTATAAAATTCAATTCGCGGAATTAAATGAGGCCGTTGTAGGATGTACCTTTTTATTAAATCGTTTGAATTGACATCGAGCAAATCAATATAAAAATCATTACCAGGAGAAAGGTAAATTGCAGCATCAAATGGATTGTCAACTGTTTTTTCAACCGATTTATTTTTGAAATATGTGCGAAAGATTATCCCCTCTGTTATTCTAAGTGCCTTATTAACCCGGATGTCTACATAGCCGCCTGTTGCTAAAACTTTAACAGTTTTACCTTGAGGGATGATTTTGATTTGATTACCTTCTATTCCTGCGGGATTAAAACTAAGATAATCATTTACTTCCTGAGCCTGAACATTCGGCTTTGCAATAAGGAGCAATAAAATTAATGTAATATACCGACCGACTTTTGCTGAAAAAAGTGTTGAATATGAAATCATAATAATTGCTAATATAATGGATTATAGTTTTAACAATGACAATCATCGTATAAAGTCATTGAATCCTTAAGTTTTATTAAAATCAAAAATACAGCGGTGCAAAGTCATAAAATAGCATAACTGTGAGGATGGGAGCTATGGATGTGAATTTGGAGGTATAATTTTTTTGGTAAACCAATAGCTTTTTAAATTGTTAACTATAACCTAATGATGATTATGAAGAATGTTAATTGTTTAGTGATCTGTCTATTATTGCTTGCCTGCGGACAGGAGAAAAAAACTGATACAAAAACTATAAAAGATACTCCACATCAAGCAGTTGAAATAGGGAATAGACAAAGGTCTGAAATTATACAACCTAATTCTGTAGCTGCTATCAAACAGGTTTATGCAGCTACCAGTAATCTGCTAAATGCTGGTCAACTTGATTCGGTATCCTATAATTACAATTGTCAACAGGAGCGAGGAGGAAAAATTTCTTACTTCTCAAAAAATGGTAAATTAATGTTGATTAAACACAATTATAATGAGTACAGCCATTTTGAGGCGACGGACCTATATTTTGTAAATGATGGTCAACTATATTTTGCACACTTGAATAAGTTAATATGGAGTTTTGTTAGTGGAGCAGGCGATGGTGTTACAAACGACGATATTACAGAATCACGGGTGTATGTAGTAAATAATCAGTCTATACTTTGTTTGGAGAAGAAGTATACCAGCAGAAAAAATGTAAAAGATAATCCAATACCTAATGATGTGCCAAATAAAGTTGTAAACTGTAAACCAATAAAGGGTTTATTGAAGGATTTTAATGCGTTATTGGCTTTTAAAAATAAGGGGAATAAAGGTTGTTTGGAGAAATAGATGATTTTAAAATCTACTGTCATTCCGAGCTAGGAACGAGGAGAAATCTGCAAGTTAATGACTACTTCCAAATTCTATAAATCCTTATTAATACTACAAGTAATCTTCTTCAACATATAAGAAAGAAAAAATGCAAAGCTCACATAACCCACGAAAATGATAAAGCCGGGTTGCAAAGAGGTATAATTGACAGTTGCAGTTTTAAGAAACTCATCATTCATGTTCAGTCCAGATAACTGACTTTTAAGAATTCCGTTTAAGCCGATATAAGTCATCAATATACCCACCACCATGACATCGGCCATGTCCCATTTACCAGATTCGAAAGCCAAGTACCTAGTAATCCCATTTTCTGCAATTATTGGTTTACAAAGCATGTGGATTCCCCTGGCTGTGATGC
The sequence above is drawn from the Pedobacter frigiditerrae genome and encodes:
- a CDS encoding TolB family protein — encoded protein: MKRQLIFFFIGFFCLSSCGLFKKTTTKSYEASRSQIMFTSNRDANYEVYIMNDDSTGVKNLTNNPATDYGQNWSPDGKYILFYSSRTENEEIWRMNSDGTNLINLTNAPSNERGASYSPSGRSIVFTSNRDNKTSDLYLMNADGSNIKRLTFDKGYCESPTWTLEGKQIVFTFFVEDDVNNKKASGELFIINANGSNRKRLTHKEGYDSGAAISPNGKNIAFYGKSESGNTDLFIMNIDGTGIVNITNDKLEDYSPAWSQDGKWLAYTSGNSANYDVWKINIDTKQKMRLTNQVKRDETPYYKPVKK
- a CDS encoding TonB-dependent receptor gives rise to the protein MKHKYLSFLILFLLALSANSVFAQSPITGIVKRTDGAPVPRATIKIRGTNISVSADDKGAFSINSKQDAPFYLQVSSVGYKPQDFQVLKLQDTPLELVLVEDALLDQIVVTSRRRSEVLQDVPIAITVIGGQAAENAGAFNVNRLKELVPSVQLYASNARNTTLNVRGLGSTFGLTNDGIDPGVGFYVDGVYQARPAATSTDFLDIEQIEILRGPQGTLFGKNTTAGAFNITTTKPTQVPTAKAELSFGNYNFIQAKTSISGGLAKNLAAKLAISGTQRDGTIYNTREERKYSGQNNIGIKSQYYYTPSDKLQILLSGDVSIQHPAGYPLVIAGVTTTERSAYRQYAKIVSDLGYKQPVIDPFSRTINTNTPWKQNQSIGGASLNVDYKIGNGTLTSTSAWRFWNWDPTNDRDFSELSALTKSQGNSRHDQYSQEVRYAGQITEKLSGVVGVFVLGQNLKGLSQTEEVGKDQWRFVQTAATGAQALYSTPGLLDGFGIKTNSTIKSLSAAVFAQVDWEFLNHLHILPGLRYTYDKKDVDYDRVTYGGLQTSDAALLALKAAVYANQQFTTSTDNNNLSGNITLSYRPTDKVNAYGTFSTAYKPVGVNVGGLPTTSNGQADLSLAIVKPEYVEHYELGLKTKPIKGLIVNVTAFNTDIKDYQTNVQSPQLGVNRGYLANAEKVKVRGLEVDGSLQLERFLTVNAALAYLDGKYVKFTNAPLPLEETGHTEIINGVSTQVAFKDASGGRLPGISKWNVSGGAEFSTPGNLATKIGRFFIAADASYRSGYSSNPTPSKVLNVDGYALLNARAGFKSEKISIFVWSRNIANKNYYEQLQAAAGNSGLYAGVLGDPRTYGTTLRYSF
- a CDS encoding DUF2721 domain-containing protein, producing the protein MNLSINTPALLFPAISLIMLAYTNRFLSLASLVRSLHAKYAADSKDGSIIHSQIKNLRYRLRLIKNMQTYGICSFISCIFCMFFIYIEKEIMGEILFAISLLFFIASLFTSLIEIRLSTKALEYELSDMEDLQDPSLVQYIKNKFDK
- a CDS encoding histone H1; this translates as MEKFSKVKEVIAAIEADAEKFYNGGNAAAGTRVRKAMQDLKGLAQEIRTEVTEKKNSGK
- a CDS encoding MBL fold metallo-hydrolase; this encodes MALFISSLNTGSNGNCFYIGNTDEAILVDAGLSCKETEIRMQRLSLSMSKVKAIFISHEHSDHIRGLPVLAKKYQIPVYITQSTLLSGRQQIQSHLIQSFLAYVPVQFGNLSITAFPKKHDAAEPHSFTVCCNGVTVGVFTDIGGHCDHVINNFKNCHAAFLEANYDEEMLEKGRYPYFLKNRIRGGNGHLSNKQALDLFLAHKPAHMSHLFLSHLSKDNNCPDLVHNLFQSHANGTEIIVASRLQETAVYHISA
- a CDS encoding TIGR00730 family Rossman fold protein is translated as MKSLCVYCGSNFNGDPVLRKAIEDLAETMASQNITLVFGGGSVGVMGVIADEILKHNGKATGIIPQFLMDKEVGHKGLTEMIVTENMHQRKQKMADLADGFVILPGGFGTLEELFEVLTWLQLGLHGKPIGVLNVNGFYDHLFKQMDVMVEHRFLKQTNRDLVFNETDAAVLVSKMQNFKAAPDEVWFRDRNLS
- a CDS encoding GNAT family N-acetyltransferase; this translates as MLIRQATLLDIDPVMQLVKAVVPLMIEAGNFQWDDTYPNPEVFETDIQLQQLWLAEIDGAIAGIAAITTDQEAEYAKVGWDTNETAIVIHRLAVHPAYQGKGIAVALLEKAELIAINKNIHIFRVDTNSMNKATQALFPRLGYGFAGEIDLSFRPSLLFYCYEKRLAVR